Proteins found in one Hippopotamus amphibius kiboko isolate mHipAmp2 chromosome 12, mHipAmp2.hap2, whole genome shotgun sequence genomic segment:
- the CSTF1 gene encoding cleavage stimulation factor subunit 1 isoform X2 yields MYRTKVGLKDRQQLYKLIISQLLYDGYISIANGLINEIKPQSVCAPSEQLLHLIKLGMENDDTAVQYAIGRSDTVAPGTGIDLEFDADVQTMSPEASEYETCYVTSHKGPCRVATYSRDGQLIATGSADASIKILDTERMLAKSAMPIEVMMNETAQQNMENHPVIRTLYDHVDEVTCLAFHPTEQILASGSRDYTLKLFDYSKPSAKRAFKYIQEAEMLRSISFHPSGDFILVGTQHPTLRLYDINTFQCFVSCNPQDQHTDAICSVNYNPSANMYVTGSKDGCIKLWDGVSNRCITTFEKAHDGAEVCSAIFSKNSKYILSSGKDSVAKLWEISTGRTLVRYTGAGLSGRQVHRTQAVFNHTEDYVLLPDERTISLCCWDSRTAERRNLLSLGHNNIVRCIVHSPTNPGFMTCSDDFRARFWYRRSTTD; encoded by the exons ATGTACAGAACCAAGGTGGGCTTGAAGGATCGCCAGCAGCTCTACAAGCTGATTATCAGCCAGCTGCTCTACGACGGCTACATCAGCATTGCTAACGGTCTCATCAATGAGATCAAGCCGCAGTCCGTCTGTGCACCCTCCGAGCAGCTCCTGCATCTCATCAAACTAG gAATGGAAAATGATGATACTGCAGTTCAGTATGCAATTGGTCGGTCAGACACAGTTGCCCCTGGCACAGGAATTGACCTAGAGTTTGATGCAGATGTCCAGACTATGTCCCCAGAGGCTTCAGAATACGAGACATGCTATGTCACATCCCATAAAGGACCGTGTCGTGTAGCTACTTATAGTAGAGATGGGCAGTTAATAGCTACTGGATCTGCAGATGCTTCCATAAAAATACTTGACACAGAAAGAATGTTGGCCAAAAGTGCCATGCCAATAGAG GTCATGATGAACGAGACTGCACAGCAGAACATGGAAAACCACCCCGTGATTCGAACTCTTTATGACCACGTGGATGAAGTCACATGTCTCGCTTTCCACCCAACAGAGCAGATCCTCGCCTCTGGTTCAAGGGATTATACTCTTAAATTATTTGATTATTCCAAACCATCTGCAAAAAGAGCCTTCAAATACATTCAG GAGGCAGAAATGTTGCGCTCCATCTCTTTTCATCCTTCCGGAGACTTTATACTTGTCGGGACTCAGCATCCTACTCTTCGACTTTATGATATCAACACATTTCAGTGCTTTGTCTCTTGCAATCCTCAAGATCAGCACACCGATGCCATATGTTCTGTGAATTACAATCCCAGTGCCAACATGTATGTGACTGGTAGCAAGGACGGCTGCATCAAACTGTGGGATGGCGTTTCAAATCGATGCATCACAACTTTTGAGAAAGCACATGATGGTGCTGAAGTTTGCTCAgccattttttccaaaaattcaaaatacattcTGTCAAGTGGGAAAGACTCTGTAGCTAAACTTTGGGAAATATCAACAGGACGAACACTTGTCAGATACACAG GCGCTGGCTTGAGCGGACGGCAGGTGCACCGGACGCAGGCCGTCTTCAACCACACGGAGGACTACGTGCTGCTACCCGACGAGAGGACCATCAGCCTCTGCTGCTGGGACTCGAGGACGGCTGAGCGCCGGAACCTGCTCTCGCTGGGCCACAACAACATCGTGCGCTGTATCGTGCACTCGCCCACCAACCCCGGCTTCATGACCTGCAGCGACGACTTCCGGGCACGATTTTGGTACCGGAGGTCGACCACGGACTAG
- the CSTF1 gene encoding cleavage stimulation factor subunit 1 isoform X1: protein MNVRPERSIRQDSRLHFSRRERETERARRAAGREIVFLFSRMYRTKVGLKDRQQLYKLIISQLLYDGYISIANGLINEIKPQSVCAPSEQLLHLIKLGMENDDTAVQYAIGRSDTVAPGTGIDLEFDADVQTMSPEASEYETCYVTSHKGPCRVATYSRDGQLIATGSADASIKILDTERMLAKSAMPIEVMMNETAQQNMENHPVIRTLYDHVDEVTCLAFHPTEQILASGSRDYTLKLFDYSKPSAKRAFKYIQEAEMLRSISFHPSGDFILVGTQHPTLRLYDINTFQCFVSCNPQDQHTDAICSVNYNPSANMYVTGSKDGCIKLWDGVSNRCITTFEKAHDGAEVCSAIFSKNSKYILSSGKDSVAKLWEISTGRTLVRYTGAGLSGRQVHRTQAVFNHTEDYVLLPDERTISLCCWDSRTAERRNLLSLGHNNIVRCIVHSPTNPGFMTCSDDFRARFWYRRSTTD, encoded by the exons ATGAACGTGCGCCCGGAGCGATCGATCAGGCAGGATTCGCGCCTCCATTTTTCTAGGAGAGAGCGGGAGACCGAGAGAGCACGGCGAGCAG CTGGCAGGGAGATTGTCTTCCTCTTCTCCAGGATGTACAGAACCAAGGTGGGCTTGAAGGATCGCCAGCAGCTCTACAAGCTGATTATCAGCCAGCTGCTCTACGACGGCTACATCAGCATTGCTAACGGTCTCATCAATGAGATCAAGCCGCAGTCCGTCTGTGCACCCTCCGAGCAGCTCCTGCATCTCATCAAACTAG gAATGGAAAATGATGATACTGCAGTTCAGTATGCAATTGGTCGGTCAGACACAGTTGCCCCTGGCACAGGAATTGACCTAGAGTTTGATGCAGATGTCCAGACTATGTCCCCAGAGGCTTCAGAATACGAGACATGCTATGTCACATCCCATAAAGGACCGTGTCGTGTAGCTACTTATAGTAGAGATGGGCAGTTAATAGCTACTGGATCTGCAGATGCTTCCATAAAAATACTTGACACAGAAAGAATGTTGGCCAAAAGTGCCATGCCAATAGAG GTCATGATGAACGAGACTGCACAGCAGAACATGGAAAACCACCCCGTGATTCGAACTCTTTATGACCACGTGGATGAAGTCACATGTCTCGCTTTCCACCCAACAGAGCAGATCCTCGCCTCTGGTTCAAGGGATTATACTCTTAAATTATTTGATTATTCCAAACCATCTGCAAAAAGAGCCTTCAAATACATTCAG GAGGCAGAAATGTTGCGCTCCATCTCTTTTCATCCTTCCGGAGACTTTATACTTGTCGGGACTCAGCATCCTACTCTTCGACTTTATGATATCAACACATTTCAGTGCTTTGTCTCTTGCAATCCTCAAGATCAGCACACCGATGCCATATGTTCTGTGAATTACAATCCCAGTGCCAACATGTATGTGACTGGTAGCAAGGACGGCTGCATCAAACTGTGGGATGGCGTTTCAAATCGATGCATCACAACTTTTGAGAAAGCACATGATGGTGCTGAAGTTTGCTCAgccattttttccaaaaattcaaaatacattcTGTCAAGTGGGAAAGACTCTGTAGCTAAACTTTGGGAAATATCAACAGGACGAACACTTGTCAGATACACAG GCGCTGGCTTGAGCGGACGGCAGGTGCACCGGACGCAGGCCGTCTTCAACCACACGGAGGACTACGTGCTGCTACCCGACGAGAGGACCATCAGCCTCTGCTGCTGGGACTCGAGGACGGCTGAGCGCCGGAACCTGCTCTCGCTGGGCCACAACAACATCGTGCGCTGTATCGTGCACTCGCCCACCAACCCCGGCTTCATGACCTGCAGCGACGACTTCCGGGCACGATTTTGGTACCGGAGGTCGACCACGGACTAG